GCGGCGAGGGCGGCACCCTCGGCGTCGCAGTCCACCCCAACTACCCCGACGTGGAGGTGCTGTACGTCTACTACACCGCCGACACCGACGACGGGAAGCGCAACCGCGTCTCCCGGTTCGACCTGTCGGCGTCCGATCCGGCGGCCAGCGAGCAGGTCGTCGTCGGCGACATGGCGGCCAACAAGTTCCACAACGGCGGCCGGATCGCGTTCGGCCCCGAGGGCTACCTGTGGGTCACGACCGGCGACGCCGGCGAGGACCCACTGGCGGCTGACCCCGGCGAACTCCCCGGGTCGGTGCTGCGCGTCACGGTCAACGGCGAGCCGGCCCCCGACAACCCCGACATCGACGGCGGCGACCCGCGGGTGTTCACGTACGGCCACCGCAACCCGCAGGGACTCGTCTGGCTCCCGGACGGCACGCCCGTCATCAACGAGCACGGCCCCGCCGGTCGCGACGAGGTGAACCGCCTCGTCCCCGGCGGCTTCTACGGCTGGCCGGAGACGCGGACCGCCGACCAGTACCGCGCGCTCCCCGCCGACAGCGACGTGCGGCGTCCGCTGGCCAACACCCAGCGGGGCGGCTGGGCGCCCACCGGCTCGCTGTTCTACACCGGCGACGCCGTCCCCTCGTGGCGCAACCGGATGCTGATCGGCGGCCTGCGGAGCCAGCAACTGGTCGTGCTCACGCTGTCGCCGCCCGGTGCCGAGTTGCCGCCCGTCGGCGAGGGTCGTCGCTTCGACGCTGACTGGATGGACGACGCGTACACCGCCACCGCTCACCCGCTGTTGAAAGACGAGTTCGGACGCATCCGACACGTCGAACAGGGCGTGGACGGCGAGTTGTACCTGATCACCTCCAACCGCGACGGTCGCTCCGGGAAGGGCGGGTTCCCGAAGGACAACCACGACGTGCTGGTGAAGCTGGAGGCGACCGAATGAGCCGCTCTCGCTCGCGCACCGCCGCTGCGCTCGTCGTCGCAGTCGTCTTCGCACTCGCAGTCGCGGCAGTCGCCCCGGCAGTGGGTGCGTCGTCGGCACTCGGCGGGCAGTCTGCGCCAGCAGCCCAGTCGCAGTCGCTCAACCCCTGCGTCGGCACGGTCGACGCCGAGCGCGCGCCCGACACGACGACGCTCGTCTCGGTGCAGGGCGCCCGCGGCGGCGGCAAGACGGCGGCGCTGCTGTTCGGCGTCGCCCCGAACGGCTCGGTCGTCGGCGTCCACAACGACTCCGCCGACGGGCGCTGGTGGTCGTACGACGTCGACCCGCTCCCGAACGGCGAACTGCTGATGGCGACGACGGAGCCTGGGATCACCGTCGTCGAACGCATCGACCCCGCGACCGGCGAGAACACCGAGGTCACGCGCCTCCAGAACGTCGAGGACGCCCACGACGTCGACTACCTCGGCGACGGCGAGTTCGCCACCGTCGACAAGGGTGACGAGCGCAACCGCGTGCTGATCTACGACCAGTCGGGTGAGATCGTCTGGCAGTGGCGCTTCGACGAGCACACCGACCAGTTCCCCAAGGACGGCGGCGGCCCCTACGGCGAGGACTGGACCCACGTCAACGACGTCGACCAGATCGGCAACGACACGCTGCTCGTGTCCGTCCGCAACTTCGACCAGGTGATCGCCATCGACCGCGACACCAAGGAGATCGAGTGGACGCTCGGCGCGGACGACGACTACGACGTGCTGAACGAGCAGCACAACCCCGACTACCTCCGCGGTGAGGACGGCACCCCGACGGTGTTGGTCGCCGACTCCGAGAACGACCGCGTCGTCGAGTACGCCCGGACCGCCGACGGCGACTGGGAGCGCACGTGGGTGCTGGAGGGCGGCGGCCTCCACGAACCGCGCGACGCCGACCGCCTCCCCAACGGCAACACGCTCGTCACCGACCGCCGCGGTCACCGCGTCGTCGAGGTGACGCCCCGCGGCACCGTCGTCTGGGAGTTCTACACGCCGTGGCAGCCGTACGACGCCGAACGCGTCGGCACCGACCGCGGCTCCTCCGGCCCGACCATGCGGCAGGTCGGCGCCGAGGGGAGCCACGAGGTGACCGGCAGCGCCGACTTCGACACCGCCGACATCGAGGCGTGCTACGCGTACCTCACGAGCTACGAGGGGAGTCGGCTCGTCCCCGACGACGAACTGTGGGGCACCGGCGGCGACCTGTTCGACGCCGAGGACGCGACGCCCGGCGACGGCGGGTCTGCCACCACCGGCGACGACGGCACCGACGACCGGGCGTGGACGACAGTCCCCGACGAGTCGGCAGTCGACATCCCCGGCTTCGGCGTCGGCGCGGCGCTGACGGCGCTGGCGACGACGCTGGCGGCGCTCGTGGTCGTGTTGCGACGGCGGTGAGCGGCGCGCGCGCCACACTCCGTCACTGACCCACCGTCCGCGATTCCCTCCAAGACCCACCGTTCGCACCTCGCGCCGTGACTTCCACCATACTTCGCGCCGTGACTCGCGCGGTCACCACCGTTCGTGTCGCACGCACCGAGTCGGCGACGC
The DNA window shown above is from Halobaculum marinum and carries:
- a CDS encoding PQQ-dependent sugar dehydrogenase — protein: MSDHWSRRRALAAAGATLVAGCAGSPPSAGSAGDAADGGDPTENATPTPEPTPVPEPDTSFEPREWTAPTDAPSPDVERTVLVENLEIPWDISVASNGDLFVTERVGRVSRFAGGDLDTVFAPGDAIDAEAIPQSQTEQQWWVKGGEGGTLGVAVHPNYPDVEVLYVYYTADTDDGKRNRVSRFDLSASDPAASEQVVVGDMAANKFHNGGRIAFGPEGYLWVTTGDAGEDPLAADPGELPGSVLRVTVNGEPAPDNPDIDGGDPRVFTYGHRNPQGLVWLPDGTPVINEHGPAGRDEVNRLVPGGFYGWPETRTADQYRALPADSDVRRPLANTQRGGWAPTGSLFYTGDAVPSWRNRMLIGGLRSQQLVVLTLSPPGAELPPVGEGRRFDADWMDDAYTATAHPLLKDEFGRIRHVEQGVDGELYLITSNRDGRSGKGGFPKDNHDVLVKLEATE
- a CDS encoding aryl-sulfate sulfotransferase, yielding MSRSRSRTAAALVVAVVFALAVAAVAPAVGASSALGGQSAPAAQSQSLNPCVGTVDAERAPDTTTLVSVQGARGGGKTAALLFGVAPNGSVVGVHNDSADGRWWSYDVDPLPNGELLMATTEPGITVVERIDPATGENTEVTRLQNVEDAHDVDYLGDGEFATVDKGDERNRVLIYDQSGEIVWQWRFDEHTDQFPKDGGGPYGEDWTHVNDVDQIGNDTLLVSVRNFDQVIAIDRDTKEIEWTLGADDDYDVLNEQHNPDYLRGEDGTPTVLVADSENDRVVEYARTADGDWERTWVLEGGGLHEPRDADRLPNGNTLVTDRRGHRVVEVTPRGTVVWEFYTPWQPYDAERVGTDRGSSGPTMRQVGAEGSHEVTGSADFDTADIEACYAYLTSYEGSRLVPDDELWGTGGDLFDAEDATPGDGGSATTGDDGTDDRAWTTVPDESAVDIPGFGVGAALTALATTLAALVVVLRRR